In one Haloplanus salinus genomic region, the following are encoded:
- a CDS encoding ABC transporter ATP-binding protein, whose translation MAQLELEEVTKVFDTSAETIVAVEELSLDIDDGEFIVVVGPSGCGKSTTLRMIAGLETVTDGEIRLAGERINEKSPKDRDIAMVFQSYALYPHKTVRQNMAYGLHLSTDLDSEEIDHRVREAAEMMGIEDLLDKKPSSLSGGQQQRVATGRAIVREPSLFLFDEPLSNLDAKLRKHMRTELSRIHSEVGITTVYVTHDQEEAMTMADRIVILDQGSLQQVGEPKEVYHEPVNKFVANFIGSPSMNFIDVELERNADGSGRLVGQDFDYSVSNRLLQQIDPSVSDVVFGIRPENARIDPDAPVDGSVETTVDVVEVVGSDNFIYLDLAGKEFRVRTPSEVEPAEGETVRITFDEDDIHLFDSASGEALAHGYPDADVTATVERSDTTADD comes from the coding sequence ATGGCACAACTGGAACTCGAAGAGGTAACGAAGGTATTCGATACGAGCGCGGAGACCATCGTCGCAGTGGAGGAACTCTCCCTGGATATCGACGACGGGGAGTTCATCGTCGTCGTCGGCCCCTCGGGCTGTGGGAAGTCGACGACGCTTCGCATGATCGCGGGGCTGGAGACGGTGACCGACGGCGAAATCCGACTGGCCGGCGAGCGCATCAACGAGAAGTCGCCCAAGGACCGGGATATCGCGATGGTGTTCCAGTCGTACGCACTGTACCCACACAAGACGGTCCGACAGAACATGGCCTACGGCCTGCACCTGAGTACGGACCTCGATAGCGAGGAGATCGACCACCGGGTGCGGGAGGCGGCCGAGATGATGGGTATCGAGGATCTGCTCGACAAGAAGCCGTCGTCGCTGTCCGGTGGCCAACAACAGCGCGTCGCGACGGGGCGGGCGATCGTTCGGGAGCCGTCCCTGTTTCTGTTCGACGAACCGCTGTCGAACCTCGACGCCAAACTCCGCAAGCACATGCGGACCGAACTCTCCCGCATCCACTCCGAGGTCGGAATTACGACGGTGTACGTCACTCACGATCAGGAGGAGGCGATGACGATGGCCGATCGCATCGTCATCCTCGATCAGGGGAGCCTCCAGCAGGTCGGCGAACCCAAAGAAGTGTATCACGAACCGGTGAACAAGTTCGTCGCGAACTTCATCGGCTCGCCGTCGATGAACTTTATCGACGTCGAACTGGAGCGCAACGCGGACGGCTCCGGGAGGCTCGTCGGCCAGGACTTCGATTACAGCGTGAGTAACCGACTGCTCCAGCAGATCGACCCGTCGGTGTCGGATGTCGTCTTCGGCATCCGCCCCGAGAACGCCCGGATCGATCCGGACGCACCGGTAGACGGGAGCGTCGAAACGACCGTCGACGTCGTGGAAGTCGTCGGCTCCGACAACTTCATTTACCTCGACCTCGCGGGCAAGGAGTTCCGCGTCCGTACTCCTTCGGAGGTCGAACCGGCGGAGGGCGAGACGGTCCGGATCACGTTCGACGAGGACGATATCCACCTGTTCGACAGCGCGTCGGGCGAGGCGCTCGCCCACGGCTACCCCGACGCCGACGTCACGGCGACCGTCGAACGGTCCGACACGACGGCGGACGATTGA
- a CDS encoding mandelate racemase family protein translates to MAPTITKIESREFEYPLEDVGTDEHGFNLVYDPGETTHRTLFALQIHTDEGITGEYVGGNSPGAAQINIIAPYLVGKNPLAREKHWSEIKRALRKYDRMGMGPIDIALWDVAGKYYGAPIHELLGTYRERIPAYASTYHGDEAGGLDSPAAFADFAEECRDAGFGGFKIHGWGGGDDSRDLRREIEAVHAVGERVGSEMDLMHDPACELETFADALKLGRELDAQGFFWYEDPYRDGGISQHAHRKLRESLETPILQTEHVRGLEPHADFAAGDGTDFLRADPEYDAGITGAMKVARMAEAFGLDVEFHAPGPAQRHCIAATRNTNYYELALVHPECQNTQPPVYEGDYSDMMDAVDADGTVAIPDGPGLGVEYDWDYIEDNATGSVHTYE, encoded by the coding sequence ATGGCCCCGACCATCACGAAAATCGAGAGCCGTGAGTTCGAGTACCCCCTCGAGGACGTGGGCACCGACGAACACGGGTTCAACCTCGTGTACGACCCGGGCGAGACCACCCACCGAACGCTGTTCGCGCTCCAGATTCACACGGACGAGGGGATCACCGGCGAGTACGTCGGCGGGAACTCCCCGGGCGCCGCCCAGATCAACATCATCGCCCCGTATCTCGTGGGGAAGAACCCGCTCGCACGCGAGAAACACTGGTCGGAGATCAAACGCGCCCTCAGAAAGTACGACCGGATGGGGATGGGACCGATCGACATCGCGCTGTGGGACGTCGCGGGCAAGTACTACGGCGCCCCTATCCACGAACTGCTCGGCACCTACCGGGAGCGGATTCCGGCCTACGCGTCGACGTATCACGGCGACGAAGCGGGCGGGTTGGACTCGCCGGCGGCCTTCGCGGACTTCGCCGAGGAGTGTCGCGACGCCGGCTTCGGCGGGTTCAAGATCCACGGCTGGGGTGGCGGTGACGATTCGCGGGACCTGCGCCGCGAAATCGAGGCCGTCCACGCCGTCGGCGAACGCGTCGGTTCGGAGATGGACCTCATGCACGACCCGGCCTGCGAGCTGGAGACGTTCGCGGACGCCCTGAAACTCGGCCGGGAGCTCGACGCGCAGGGCTTTTTCTGGTACGAGGACCCGTACCGCGACGGCGGCATCTCCCAGCACGCCCACCGTAAACTCCGGGAGAGCCTCGAGACGCCGATCCTGCAGACCGAGCACGTCCGGGGCTTGGAGCCACACGCCGACTTCGCCGCCGGCGACGGCACCGACTTCCTGCGCGCGGATCCCGAGTACGACGCGGGTATCACCGGCGCGATGAAGGTGGCGCGGATGGCCGAGGCGTTCGGCCTCGACGTCGAGTTCCACGCCCCCGGGCCGGCACAGCGGCACTGTATCGCCGCCACGCGCAACACCAACTACTACGAACTCGCCTTGGTTCACCCCGAGTGTCAGAACACGCAGCCGCCGGTCTACGAGGGCGACTACTCCGACATGATGGATGCCGTCGACGCCGACGGGACGGTGGCCATCCCCGACGGTCCCGGGCTGGGCGTCGAGTACGACTGGGACTACATCGAGGACAACGCGACCGGATCGGTCCACACCTACGAGTGA